In the Silene latifolia isolate original U9 population chromosome 1, ASM4854445v1, whole genome shotgun sequence genome, AAGAAATCGACTAAATGCTTAATGTTACATCCTTCCCTTTTCTGGTCATCAGTTATAGTTGATGCATTGGTAGTATATTTCCCACGTACAAATCTATTGTATACAAAAGTACAAGTGAGATCTATAAATGATACTCCATGAGAATGATGAGAGCTCGTACCGTATGCCATGTCGTATAGGTTATTGAGGATGAAGAAAGGGAGTTGGTTTTCTTCTAAAAATAAGTCGCGTTCCACCGAAGAAAACACCTCTATCATCTTATCTCGACTAGGATGGTTTTTTAGCGAGAATTGATAGCTATACCATAAAAATATGATGAATGATGCGTCAATCAATAACATCTCAATAAACTCGTTGCTAGAAAGAGTTATCTTTTCTGCATAACAGGCACGAACTTCCTCTTCACATTCTCTCATAAATTTGAGGTAATCTTCTAAGGTATAAGGGTTGTGGTCATGGTCTAGAAAACATTGCAAGTGCCTTAATTTGAGCTCTACCGTGGTTTCTAAGGATGGATCTTGATAGTAAAGAGGACCAATCGACACAATTGAAGGCCGATAATACTCCTCATTTACCTTGAAAATATGTTTAGGGGCCTTATAAATGCAAGGTTTAGAGGAGAGAACAAGAGGCAAAGACCCAAGTTTGGATCGTAATGAAGTTGCCATCACCTTAATTTGTTCATCTCCCATGACTTGATTTCTTGATTAATTTCTATGTTTTGCAAGCGTTGGCTTAGAATTTGGAGTGAACTCTCTATGTAGGTAGTAGACTCTTATGGCATTGACATGTGATGATAATGTAAGGTTTGGGAAAATGGAGCAACACTGGAGAATGTCAAAATTGATCAAAGTCAATTTAACCATGCCAATGAAGCTGCCGAGTGCCGACCAGCCTCTTCATAGACAATAGGACCCACTTGTGTCATAGTATTGGACTATTAGACAATATCAAGTTACCCTCAAGAGCCACTTGTGACTACTGACTTGCCTAGACTCGGCAAATGGGCCAGTCGAGCCGGGTTCGGGCCGGGTTTGTTTCCATATTTTGGTCTGATTATTTTCGAGTCAAATGGATTGGTTTATTTTAGATCAGATCAATGATTAATAAAGAAAAAGGTATGttttgtactccctcctattcagtaTTTTCTTCTCTTTGTTTGTGGACACGCGGCgaactcgattcgaggtacttggcaaattccgtggaaaatttctagtattattaaggatgtgaaattagaccttcattttttcgatgaaatgataattaaacattgctttcgtgaagccaacaagattgctgacttcatggcttctgttggacattggacattcatgtccaactctttcgaggtggtttgatagccggtggcttcaatttacctccctcattcgaaaggatgagataggttggtcctaccctagaggatcaatctagttttcttacctaatcaaaaaaaaaaaaaaattaaggcgagcaataaaataagagtaaaagtgttgggtggggttggtgatagaagatgagaatgaataattaggagttaaataagaaattgtggggcaaaaacattaagaaaagtaataaaatatgggtaaaagagttgggtggggtttggtgattggAGAAagtgatgaataaaataagaataaaagtttccaaaataagaaaaacagaataatacgttttaggaaatagggaagaaaatagtgaataagagggagtattagACAATAATTTAATCTTAAAGATTGATTCTCATTCGCAAATAATTTAAAGTTGATTTTAAATTAGTCATTTTAGCCAATTAGAGTTCTGTTTTGTCGGATAATTTTCGGGTTGGGttgtttcggatcgggtcatttcaaGTTCGAGTCAGTTACAGGTCGACAAAGTTCGAGTTAGcttcgggtcgagtcgggtcaATTCCAGTTCATAGACACATTCGAATGTTGTAGTTCGGTCAATTTTGGGTCTCGGGTCAGTATTTTCGGGTTGGGTCAATCAGGTCGAGTTCGTTTTGTTGGGCCTACACTGCCCACACTACAAAGAAAACACGGAAAGCTAACGGACAAATTCCGTCAACAACAGCTTTTATCCGTCAGAAACGCGGGTTCCTAATGGAAAATCCGTCAGGAAAGCGCGTCACTACGATTCGTCACCAAAACGCAATCTTGACGGAATTCCAGTCCAAAATTGACGGCTAATCCGTCAACCATATTCTCTCAGTAAAGTCAACTTCCTGTTAAGTTGACTTTACTGACTGAATTTCTGTCAAATCTCTCCTTTGGGTCTGACAGAAAGTCATCCATTGTTGACCAttctgacggaaaatccgtcaataAAGTCAACAGAGAGCTGACTTTCCTGATAGATTTTTCGTCAGAATCGTCAACAATGGGTtaactttcctcacaaatttttCATTAGGATTACTGGAAACAACGGCCTGCTGCCCAACCACAATGCCCGTTTGCATTGTTTTAAGCCAAACCAATACAACCAAAACCTGCAATAAGTCAATAACCTATATACAACCGTCGACCACGAAGCGGGAATCCAATTCATGTCGACCACAGGAGCGGGAATCAACGACAGTAACAAAATAACTAAAGAAAACCGAACACGATTGGGAAAACAAAGTTCTTTACATAGAATTTTGTCAAATTCGTACGTCTTACTATATTTATTAGGACAAATATTTGACGAAGAAATTGAAGATAAAAAAGAAAGAGACAAAAAGAGATAACATGGTAATATACAATTTATAAAAAGATGTAAAACGTGAACAAGATAATATATATAAAAAGAGAATGTTATTATCTTATTTTGTGTTTCACATTATATATTTTCTCcgtcccggttatttgtttaACTTTAGTTTTTGCCCACAAAACAGAAAGAGGAGAGTATCAATTATTAGATGAtcagtggaccaaattgagtgggGAGGATCCAATTGCCATCAAAGACATTTCTAAGATAGAAAGACGAATAATTGACCGATGTAAGGTTTATTAAAAGGTTAATTGTTATTGATGATTTTCAATGAGTACAATCATATCCTTATATACTATTAGAATGTATTGAAGCACAAGAAAGTTAGCTAAGAATATTTACCTTAAACCTATCAAATAAACTAAGGTAATTACAAGAATTGGAAAGTATACAAATAAGGAAAATAAAGATTACAATAACATTAAGGAAAGGCTATTTGACGGAAGTATTACTAACACGCCCCCGCAAGACGGACGACCCAAAGGAAAGACCGATCTTGGACAACAGAGACTCAAAACGAGGACGAGGCAACGGTTTTGTAAGAACATCAGCTAGTTGATCATTCCCAGAAATATGTTGAACACGAAGTTTACCTTGTTGAACTTGTTCACGGACAAAATGAAACGCAAGAGCCAAATGTTTCATTCGAGAATGGAAAACGGGATTAGCAGAGTAATGAGTAGCACTAAGATTAACACAGTAGATAACCGGTGGTGTAGAAAATGAAACACGAAGTTCAGTAAATAGAGAATGTAACCAAGTGAGCTCAGCGGAAGTAGTAGCTACGGCCCGAAATTCGGCCTCAGTATAAGAGCAAGCTAAAGCACGCTGTTTCTTGGATGCCCAAGATATATCATTGCGACCCAGATAAGTGACGAAGCCAGTCGTAGAAACAAAAGAATCACGGTCCCCAGTAAAATCAGCATCACAATAGGCATGGAGACGAGATGGTGAGGAACGATAAAGTTGCAAGCCAACATGGGACGTGCCATTTAGATAACGAAGTAATCGCTTAAGAGCAGTCCAATGGAGCTCGGTGGCATGCTGCATGAACTGAGCCAATTTGTTGACAGCAAATGAAATGTCGGGACGAGTAAAAGAGAGATATTGAAGACTACCAAGTATAGCACGATAGTCGGTGGTGGTGGAAATTTTAGGACTCCCATCAAGATGAAGAGAAGGGTTTATAGCTAGAGGTGTGCTAGCTGGCTTGGACTCGATCATACGATGGTTGTGCAATAAGTCATGGATATATTTAGATTGTGTCAAAAGAAGACCAGCGGGGTTGGGGGTGACCTCGACTCCTAAGAAATACGATAAAGTGCCCAAGTCTTTTAATGAAAACTGTGTGGCAAGGGACTCGATAAAGGAAGACACATGAGACGAGTTGGAGCCAGTGAtgataatatcatcaacatagacTAATAAATAAATGGTGTACGACGGTGTCGTGTATAAAAATAGTGAAGGATCAGCCAGGGAAGCCACAAAACCGAGACCCAGAAGATGCTACTTGAGTGTCGTGTATCAGGCACGTGGAGCCTGTTTAAGACCGTATATAGCTTTGGTGAGCTTACATACATACGTGGGGTGTTCGGGATCAGTGAATCCCGGTGGTTATGCCATATAAAATTCATCAGATAGAGCGCCATGTAAGAAGGCGTTGTTAATGTCGAGTTGGCGAAGACACCAACCCTTAGTGAGAGCTACAGATAACAGTGTACGTACCGTGGCAGGTTTAATGACCAATACCAGAGCCTACCCTTACTGAAAGTCTCGGAGTAATCAATACCATGGCATTGGAGAAATCCCTTTGCAACGAGCCTAGCCTTATATTTGTCAACGGTGTTGTCGGGTTTATATTTGATGCGATATATCCACTTACAACCAATTACATTATAGGTCGGGTTAGAGGGAACAAGTGTCCATGTATCGTTCTTTTTCAAGGCATTGAATTCAGAGTTCATTGCATCGCGCCATAAAGGATCAACCAAGGCTTGTTTCGTGGTGTTGGGAAGACAAGAGGGAGGAGCAGCGTGGCAGTTTTGGCATATTTGGGGTTTGGTTTGCGAATGTTGTTGGATAGGGGAGTGGTAACACGTGGGGGAGGTGGGGGTGGTGGTGGTGCTGGAGGTGGGGGTGTGGTGGCAGGACTGAGAGTAGTAGAAGTGGGTGTCGAGATAGGTTGTGTAGCAGGGGAAGATGGGGATTGGAAAACAGGGGAGGTGGGTGTGCTCAGGGGCTGTCGAGGAGTGGTAGGAGGGGTGGAATTGGATGGTGATGAGGCAGGGGTTGGGGTGGGGGCAGCGGAGGGGAGAGGGACAAGTTCATAGAACTAGGGAGAAGGGGAGACAGGCGCTGTAGTGGTGGTCGTGTGGCCATGAACAAGGTCAGGGTAGAGAAAGCATGTTTCGACAAAtttaacatgtcaagaaacaAATATTTTGTGGGATGTCGGGTCAAGAAAATAAAATGCGCTTTAGGTGGGTGAGTATCCGACAAAGACACAAGGTTTGGACCGTGGTTCTAGTTTGTGAGATGTATATGGTCGGAGCCACGGGTAACAAAGGCACCCGAAACTTCGAAGTTTTGCGTAGTTGGGTTGGGTACCGAATAGGGTAGAGTAGGGAGATGAGTTTGTTAATGTGGGAGTGGGTAGTCTGTTTATTAGGTAAACGGCAATGGAAAAGGCATGTGTCCAAAACGATGCGGGTAAACGAGCATGAGTTAAGAGAGACATACCGGTTTCAACAATATGATGATGTCGACGTTCGGCATACCCGTTTAATTCGGGGGTGTGAGGAGGGGTCGTAAGATGCGTGATGCCATCGTTATTGAGTGTATGAGCCATTTTAATGTATTCTCCTCCATTATCAGAAAAAATTTGCAAGATTAGtcgtttttaaaaaaatttcaactagtttttgaaatcgaacaaaaACGGTGGTAGCATCGGATTTTAATTTCAACGGATATAGCCAAATATAGTTTGTAAAGTGATCAACTAAGATAATATAATATTTGAAATTATCATAGGAAACAATAGGAGATGACCATACATCGGTAAAAATCAAATCCAATGGTGCTTTAGATTGTATCGTAGAAGTAGAAAATTCCAACTTGTGGCTCTTGTGAATATGACAAGAGTTACAAAAATCCACTAATGAACTAGGATCTGCAATAGAAAACTTTGAAATTAAATAACGTAATATTTTTGCCGAAGGGTGTCCAAGACGATGATGCCAACCATAGTCTTTGGAGAGACGGCTAGTGTAAGCGATCGGTTGAGGAGGGTGCCATTCATAGACTCCACCATTACACGGTCCGCTTATTAGAATCCGATGAGTTTGAGAGTCCTGTATAGAAAAAGAGTTTTGTGAAAATTCAAAATAAGCAATGGTTGTCAAGGCAAAATTGTGAAACAGACAAAATATTACGAGAAATTGATGGAACAAATAACACGTTTTTAAAGGCTAAATTAGAAGTGGAGGAGAGTGAGACATGAAATGAACCTATACAAGAGATAGGCAAGGAAGACCCATTGCCAATAAGGTTCATCACTGCCATCATACAGTGTGTGTAGGGCAAGGTTTTCAAGATCATTAGTAATGTGATGGGTAGCACCACTGTCAACAAGCCAGGGGTGAGAGGCAGCGGGGGAGGTGGGATGCGTGGTGGCCGTGTGAGCTTGGGGTGACTGACGTTTTTGACGGGCAGGTGGAAAAGCTGAGGATGGTGGAAAAACCACATCGGGATAGTCGCGTTTGAACTTGTAACAGCTCGATATGACATGGCCTATGGCGCGACAATATTGGCACTTGACTTTGAACAGGGCAGGGATGTAGTTATCCGTGGATGGAGGTGAGGTAGTTGAGGTTGAGGCACGATTATGATTGGGAGTGTATTGACGGTTCTGGACTCGAGTAGCTTGGGCTTGGGCGGGATGAGCAAAAGCGGGAAAAAGGGTGGGTTTGGTGAGGTTCTTTTGAGTGAGGTCAAAGTTTATGAGTTTTTCATGGAGGGTGTCAAAGGAAATCGGGTCATAACGCGCGTTAATGGCATCGATAATTGGTTTGTAGGTTTCGTAGTCTAAGCCACGAATAATTTCAGCAATGATATCCTCGTTGTCCATTGGCTTTCCTAAGATGGCGAGATTGTCGGTGCAAGACTTTATGCAGTGCATATAGTCAGTGATGGATTGGGTTGATTCTTTGGTGATGGATTTGAGACGGTCTTTGACTTGGAGGATGTGGCCACGGGTGGATTTTGCATAAGTGTTGGTGAGAACGGTCCATACATCATGCGAGGTTGGTGCATGCATGACAAGGGCATGGGTTTCGGGTGTTAGGGTACCAAGTAAGGCACCTTTGATAAGTTGGTCTTGACGTTTCCAAGTGTGAAACGCAGGGTTGGTGGTGACGGCGAATTTGTCTGTGTCTGTGGGAGCGGATATGGTGTCGGGTGGGCATGGGTGGGTTCCGTCGAGGTATTTGAGTAGGTCGTAACCGGTGAGGAACGATGCAACTTGATCTTGCCATTGCATGAACGTTAATGGAGTGAGTTTGTCAACCATGGAGAGATTGACAAGCTAGAGTGGAACACTCGGTTCGTAGATGTTTTTGATGGTGTTGCTCGACATGTTGGAGGTTGGACAAAGACGGTTGTATTTTATGTGGATCGGAAGGCTCTGATACCTTGTAAGGTTTATTGAAAGGTTAATTGTTATTGATGATTTTCAATGAGTACAATCATATCCTTATATACTATTACAATGTATTAAAGCACAAGAAAGCTAGCTAAGAATATTTACCATAAACCTATTAAATAAACTAAGGTGATTACAAGAATTGAAAAGTATACAAATAAGGAAAATAAAGATTACAATAACATTAAGGAAAGGCTATTTGACTGAAGTATTACTAACACGCCCCCGCAAGACGGACGACCCAAAGGAAAGACCGATCTTGGACAACAGAGACTCAAAACGAGGACAAGGCAACGGTTTTGTAAGAAAATCAGCTAGTTGATCATTCCCAGAAATATGTTGAACACGAAGTTTACCTTGTTGAACTTGTTCACGGACAAAATGAAACGCAAGAGCCAAATGTTCCATTCGAGAATGAAAAACGGGATTAGCAGAGTAATGAGTAGCACTAAGATTATCAGAGTAGATAACCGGTGGTGTAGAAAATGGAACACAAAGTTCAGTAAGTAGAGAATGTAACCAAGTGAGCTCAGCGGAAGTAGTAGCTACGGCCCGAAATTCGGCCTCAGTAGAAGAGCAAGCTAAAGCACGTTGTTGCTTGGATGCCCAAGATATAGCATTGTGACCCAGATAAGTGACGAATCCAATCGTAGAAATAAAAGAATCACGGTCCCCAGCAAAATCAGCATCACAATAGGCATGGAGACGAGATGGTGAGGAACGATAAAGTTGCAAGCCAACATGGGACGTGCCATTTAGATAACGAAGTAATCGCTTAAGAGCACTGCAATGGAGCTCGGTGGGATGCTGCATGAATTGAGCCAATTTGTTGACAGCAAATGCAATATCGGGACGAGTAAAAGAGAGATATTGAAGACTACCAAGTATAGCACGATAGTCGGTGGTGTTGGAAATTTCAGGACTCCCATCAAGATGAAGAGGAGGGTTTACAACTAGAGGTGTGATAGCTGGCTTGGACTCGATCATACGATGGTTGTGCAATAAGTCATGGATATATTTAGATTGTGTCAAAAGAAGACCAGCGGGGTTGGGGGTGACCTCGACTCCTAAGAAATACGATAAAGTGCCTAAGTCTTTTAATGAAAACCGTGTGGCAAGGGACTCGATAAAGGAAGACACATGAGACGAGTTGGAGCCAGTGAtgataatatcatcaacatagacTAATAAATAAATGGTGTGCGACGGTGTCGTGTATAAAAATAGTGAAGGATCAGCCAGGGAAGCCACAAAACCGAGACCCAGAAGATGCTGCTTGAGTGTTGTGTACCAGGCACGTGGAGCCTGTTTAAGACCGTATATAGCTTTGGTGAGCTTACATACATACGTGGGGTGTTCGGGATCAGTGAATCCCGGTGGTTGTGCCATATAAACTTCATCAGATAGAGCGCCATGTAAGAAGGCGTTGTTAATGTCGAGTTGGCGAAGACACCAACCCTTAGTGAGAGCTACAGATAACAGTGTACGTACCGTGGCAGGTTTAACGACCAATTCCAGAGCCTACCCTTACTGAAAGTCTCGGGGTAATCAATACCAGGGCATTGGAGAAATCCCTTTACAACGTGCCTAGCCTTATATTTGTCAACGGTGTTGTCGGGTTTATATTTGATGCGATATATCCACTTACAACCAATTACATTATAGGTCGGGTTAGAGGGAACAAGTGTCCATGTATCGTTCTTTTTCAAGGCATTGAATTCAAAGATCATTGCATCGCGCCATAAAGGATCAACCAATGCTTGTTTCGTGGTGTTGGGAAGACAAGAGGGAGGGAGCAGCGTGACAGTCTTGGCATATTTGGGTTTGGTTTACGAATGTTGTTGGATAGACGAGTGGTAACACGTGGGGGTGGTGGTGGGGGTGGAGGTGGGGGTGTGGTGGCAGGACTGAGAGTAGTAGAAGTGGGTGTCGAGATAGGTTGTGTAGCAGGGGAAGATGGGGATTGGAAAACAGGGGAGGTGGGTGTGCTCGGGGGCTGTCGAGGAGTGGTAGGAGGGGTGGAATTGGATAGTGATGAGGTAGGGGTTGGGGTGGGGGCAGCGGAGGGGAGAGGGACAGGTTCATAGAACTAGGGAGAAGGGGAGACAGGCGCTGTAGTGGTGGTCGTGTGTCCATGAACAAGGTCAGGGTAGAGAAAGCATGTTTCGACAAATTTAACATGTCGAGAAACAAATATTTTGTGGGATGTCGGGTCAAGAAAATAAAATGCGCTTTAGGTGGGTGAGTATCCGACAAAGACACAAGGTTTGGACCGTGGTTCTAGTTTGTGAGATGTATATGGTCGGAGCCACGGACAACAAAGGCACCCGAAACTTTGAAGTTTTGCGTAGTTGAGTTGGGTACCGAATAGGGTAGAGTAGGGAGATGAGTTTGTTAATGTGGGAGTGGGTAGTATGTTTATTAGGTAAACGACAATGGAAAAGGCATGTGTCCAAAACGATGCGGGTAAACGAGCATGAGTTAAGAGAGACATACCGGTTTCAACAATATGATGATGTCGACGTTCGGCATACCCGTTTAATTCGGGGGTGTGAGGAGGGGTCGTAAGATGCGTGATGCCATCGTTATTGAGTGTATGAGCCATTTTAATGTATTCTCCTCCATTATCAGAAAAAATTTGCAAgattagttcagttcagatcctataagttcagttcagatcctataagttcagttcagttcagatcctataagttcagttcagtttagatcctataagttcgattcgatcctataagttcgattcgattcgatcctataagttcgattcgattcgatcctataagttcagttcagatcctataagttcagttcataaaatttatatacggagtattattttttaaaaaccgacacaaaaacatttatttaattattcgatacacataataacttttttttttttaaaaaaaaaaaaaaaaaacttaataatTTCATCCGTGAGAGTTTACTCCTcattaataacacaaattattcatCACTCCCCTCATAAACTCTTACCACACTCACCTCCCTCACTTATCACTTATTCAGCTCTCCCATTAATCACCTCCTTCATCACCGTTGTTCTTTCACCAAGGTACGTTTTGATCTTATTTAATATCCGATTTCTGACTTTCGTGCCTCTTTTTACATTAAACGAAATTCTTTGTTTCTTAATTATGTATACTTTTGTAAGTAGGGTTTTTATTATTTGGGGGTTTTTTTATAGACAATTTATTTGCATTAACTTATGGTGTAATTGATATGATAAACAAAACTAGAATTTAAATTAAGGTCAATTTAGGGTGTTTTGTTAGTTTATATTTGCTAATGTGGAGTTTGTTGTGTCGATTTTGTTGTATTTTTTCTGGGTTTTACATTTACTTAATATTTGATGGGTATTGCTGAAATTTTTGACTGACCATCCAAACATATagac is a window encoding:
- the LOC141585853 gene encoding UPF0481 protein At3g47200-like — its product is MGDEQIKVMATSLRSKLGSLPLVLSSKPCIYKAPKHIFKVNEEYYRPSIVSIGPLYYQDPSLETTVELKLRHLQCFLDHDHNPYTLEDYLKFMRECEEEVRACYAEKITLSSNEFIEMLLIDASFIIFLWYSYQFSLKNHPSRDKMIEVFSSVERDLFLEENQLPFFILNNLYDMAYGTSSHHSHGVSFIDLTCTFVYNRFVRGKYTTNASTITDDQKREGCNIKHLVDFLRTYIILPSNPRRELSDINAREDCPQFPLSVTELKAAGVKFATTKCKSLLDIRFVNGVLYIPSFTIQDNTEPLFRSILLFEQCHHYFDSYFIDYMYFLFHLIKSPRDVRIVVENGIIDGWLASDEEVANVFKGIINSVPVNLENYYYSAIATDLNAYASTPWHRWKVILHKDYFNHPWAITSLIYAIALLILTLLQTICAFTSLK